A single genomic interval of Alteromonas sp. CI.11.F.A3 harbors:
- the ruvX gene encoding Holliday junction resolvase RuvX, with the protein MPDIGSRTVLAFDFGTKSIGVAVGQEITGTASPLAALKARDGIPDWNVIEKLYEEWQPHLVVVGLPLNMDGTEQEVTQRAKKFANRLHGRFKVAVDLCDERLTTTDAKSMLFELGGYKKLTKEKIDSVSACVIFTSWVENQYGD; encoded by the coding sequence ATGCCTGATATTGGTAGCAGAACAGTACTAGCGTTCGACTTCGGCACAAAAAGTATTGGGGTAGCAGTTGGACAAGAAATTACCGGTACAGCGTCGCCGCTTGCAGCCCTTAAAGCCCGTGATGGTATTCCAGATTGGAATGTAATTGAAAAGCTGTATGAAGAATGGCAACCACACCTTGTGGTGGTTGGTTTACCATTAAATATGGATGGTACCGAACAAGAAGTCACCCAGCGCGCTAAGAAATTCGCTAACCGCTTGCATGGTAGATTCAAAGTAGCAGTGGATTTATGCGATGAAAGGCTTACCACCACAGATGCAAAATCTATGTTGTTCGAACTTGGCGGTTATAAAAAGCTAACTAAGGAAAAAATAGACAGCGTATCGGCCTGCGTGATTTTTACTAGCTGGGTTGAAAACCAATACGGCGACTAG
- a CDS encoding transposase: MCGADRYSGKSYEHRRQWVEDRLIALTSVFSIDVCAYAVMSNHTHLVLHVDRNEALSWTTEEVLRRWHSLHKGTVLTQQYMQPAQRASLTEAQITTIISTANIYRQRLYDISWFMRLLNEFIAREANKEDECTGRFWEGRFKSQALLDEAALAACMAYVDLNPLRVGISKTPETSEFTSIKHRIEAAQFGVQPTFLKPLVGSSSTALRGLSFNLADYLTLVDETARQISTGKPGYMLPNASPILQRTGLSQINWNRMVIGIEDIFSNSIGLSIAQRKLALSRTG, from the coding sequence TTGTGTGGTGCAGACCGTTACTCGGGGAAGAGTTACGAGCATCGACGCCAGTGGGTTGAAGATAGGCTCATAGCGTTAACGAGCGTATTTTCAATTGATGTATGTGCCTATGCAGTAATGAGTAACCATACCCACTTGGTATTACATGTAGATAGAAACGAAGCGTTGTCGTGGACCACCGAGGAAGTATTAAGGCGTTGGCATTCACTGCATAAGGGCACTGTATTAACCCAGCAATATATGCAGCCCGCACAGCGAGCCTCACTTACAGAAGCTCAGATAACAACCATCATATCGACAGCAAATATATATCGACAACGGTTGTACGATATCAGTTGGTTTATGAGGTTACTTAATGAGTTTATTGCTCGTGAAGCTAACAAGGAGGATGAGTGCACTGGGCGTTTTTGGGAAGGAAGATTTAAATCGCAGGCTCTACTTGATGAAGCCGCATTGGCGGCGTGTATGGCCTACGTAGATTTAAATCCACTACGCGTGGGAATTTCAAAAACGCCAGAAACATCTGAATTCACCAGCATTAAGCATCGAATAGAGGCAGCGCAATTTGGGGTGCAACCAACGTTCCTCAAACCTTTAGTGGGAAGCTCTTCGACAGCTTTAAGGGGGTTGTCGTTTAATTTAGCAGATTACTTAACTTTGGTCGATGAAACTGCTAGGCAAATTAGCACTGGCAAACCCGGTTACATGCTCCCCAATGCCTCGCCAATTTTACAACGTACCGGTTTATCGCAAATAAACTGGAATCGTATGGTCATTGGAATTGAAGATATCTTTTCGAACTCTATTGGCCTTTCAATTGCCCAGCGAAAGCTAGCCCTCTCTAGAACGGGTTAA
- the proC gene encoding pyrroline-5-carboxylate reductase translates to MQQKKLAFIGAGNMSRSIISGLIQSGYDKTRILASNPSTPKLDKLKEEFGIQITQSNDEACQFADAIVLAVKPQMMGDMCADLQQKNDLSGKLFLSIAAGLPVSRLQEMLGGEYPVVRIMPNTPSLLGKGMSGMYADNTVSEDDRTYVDDVMNSVGETVWVEEEDGINGVIAAAGSSPAYFFLFLQAMQEEAINMGFDKAQSRLMVQQAMLGAAEMVCHNPDLELSELRAQVTSKGGTTAAAVNTLIDQGMSDIVSNAMRAAVARAEEMAKQL, encoded by the coding sequence ATGCAACAAAAGAAATTGGCATTTATTGGCGCGGGCAACATGAGCCGCAGCATCATTAGTGGTTTAATTCAGTCTGGCTACGATAAGACACGCATCTTAGCGAGCAACCCGTCTACTCCGAAACTCGATAAGTTAAAAGAAGAATTCGGTATTCAAATTACCCAATCTAATGATGAAGCCTGCCAGTTTGCAGATGCTATTGTGCTAGCCGTGAAACCCCAAATGATGGGTGATATGTGCGCAGACCTTCAGCAAAAAAACGATTTATCTGGCAAGCTATTTCTTAGTATTGCAGCTGGGTTGCCCGTTTCTCGTTTACAAGAAATGCTAGGTGGTGAATATCCGGTTGTTCGTATTATGCCGAATACACCAAGCCTACTTGGTAAGGGAATGTCGGGCATGTACGCAGATAATACCGTGTCAGAAGACGACAGAACTTACGTTGATGATGTGATGAATAGCGTAGGTGAAACGGTATGGGTTGAAGAGGAAGATGGAATTAACGGCGTTATCGCCGCGGCTGGCAGCAGCCCAGCTTATTTCTTCTTGTTTTTACAAGCCATGCAAGAGGAAGCCATAAACATGGGCTTTGATAAAGCCCAATCCCGTTTGATGGTACAACAAGCTATGTTAGGCGCTGCTGAAATGGTTTGTCACAATCCTGACCTTGAATTAAGTGAGCTTCGTGCCCAAGTTACTTCTAAGGGCGGCACCACAGCGGCGGCAGTCAATACCTTAATTGATCAAGGCATGAGTGATATCGTAAGTAACGCGATGCGCGCTGCGGTAGCTCGCGCTGAAGAAATGGCAAAACAGCTTTAA
- a CDS encoding DUF4426 domain-containing protein — translation MKKISTLFFGLLGSLLLIISSSSHAEQKQQLGEWDVHYMVVSTPFLTPEVAASYGIVRSKFNALVNISVLDAVTGTAQRVSVSGTAKNLIGTTKTLTFKKVEEGDAIYYLAVLPFRDRENYRFSIDVQRGNTMQTLNFKQEMFVDG, via the coding sequence ATGAAAAAAATCAGTACGTTATTTTTTGGTCTATTGGGTAGTTTATTACTTATTATAAGTAGCTCATCGCACGCCGAGCAAAAGCAACAGCTAGGTGAGTGGGATGTGCATTACATGGTAGTGAGTACTCCTTTTCTTACCCCAGAAGTTGCGGCCTCTTATGGCATAGTTCGTAGTAAGTTTAACGCCCTGGTCAATATTTCAGTGCTAGACGCCGTAACAGGAACCGCTCAACGCGTATCTGTTTCAGGTACTGCTAAAAACTTGATAGGCACCACTAAGACACTCACCTTTAAGAAGGTAGAAGAAGGCGATGCTATTTATTACCTAGCTGTGCTGCCTTTTAGAGACAGAGAAAACTATCGGTTTAGTATTGATGTTCAACGCGGAAATACCATGCAAACCTTGAATTTTAAACAAGAAATGTTTGTTGATGGTTAG
- a CDS encoding VOC family protein gives MQPGLFSLSLAVSDIAISKTFYETLGFEAMPSCGSVEEKWVIMKSGQTMIGLFEGMFEGNVLTFNPADVRELEQRLMDKGIEIDVPVKGEEGPGHCVVKDPDGNTIMFDQF, from the coding sequence GTGCAACCTGGGCTTTTTTCGTTAAGTTTAGCGGTCAGTGACATTGCCATCTCGAAGACGTTTTATGAAACACTTGGTTTTGAGGCTATGCCGTCATGCGGTTCGGTGGAAGAAAAATGGGTGATCATGAAAAGTGGGCAAACCATGATTGGTTTGTTCGAGGGCATGTTTGAAGGCAATGTTTTAACCTTCAACCCCGCTGACGTGCGCGAACTCGAGCAGCGCTTAATGGACAAAGGCATTGAAATAGATGTACCAGTCAAAGGCGAAGAAGGGCCGGGGCATTGTGTGGTGAAAGACCCAGACGGCAACACTATTATGTTCGACCAATTTTAG
- a CDS encoding YqgE/AlgH family protein has product MTELKSLQNHFLVAMPSLDDPYFSRSLTYICEHNKDGAMGLVINQPSTMNLKELLEQTDKDLTVAEDKAEQIILAGGPVSQERGFVLHSSQSGWDSSLNLSPDVMITTSKDILSAIGTNTGPDSSIIALGYAGWTAGQLEQEMQDNSWLTIEADDEILFNTPIHKKWQAAVNKLGVDVWQLAPGAGHA; this is encoded by the coding sequence ATGACAGAACTGAAAAGTTTACAAAACCACTTTCTAGTAGCGATGCCTTCGCTAGATGACCCGTATTTTTCTCGCTCTCTCACTTATATTTGCGAACACAATAAAGACGGTGCCATGGGGCTGGTAATCAATCAACCTTCAACCATGAACTTGAAAGAGCTGCTCGAGCAAACCGACAAAGACTTAACCGTGGCGGAAGATAAAGCCGAGCAAATTATTCTTGCTGGCGGACCGGTGAGTCAAGAGCGAGGGTTTGTTCTGCATTCCAGTCAAAGTGGCTGGGACTCAAGTTTGAACTTATCGCCTGACGTTATGATTACCACTTCAAAAGATATTTTATCCGCAATTGGCACTAATACAGGGCCAGATTCATCTATTATCGCGCTAGGTTATGCGGGCTGGACTGCTGGGCAACTTGAACAGGAAATGCAAGATAACTCATGGCTAACTATAGAGGCCGATGACGAAATTTTGTTCAACACGCCTATTCATAAAAAGTGGCAAGCAGCGGTTAATAAACTTGGGGTAGATGTGTGGCAACTTGCACCAGGAGCTGGGCATGCCTGA
- a CDS encoding DUF2007 domain-containing protein — MIKLFMSSDPFLLQSVKSELDALSIPYLVKNEFAGGAMGELPWQESQPELWLIDESWSARANKVVSSLMDSHEPAEKFPWVCSNCDEPNGEAFDTCWKCGESRP; from the coding sequence TTGATTAAACTTTTTATGTCTTCCGACCCTTTCCTGCTGCAGTCGGTAAAAAGTGAACTCGATGCGCTCTCTATACCTTACCTAGTGAAAAACGAATTTGCAGGTGGGGCGATGGGGGAACTGCCATGGCAAGAATCACAGCCTGAACTTTGGCTAATTGATGAATCTTGGTCTGCCAGAGCCAATAAGGTTGTGAGTTCTTTAATGGACAGCCACGAACCTGCCGAAAAATTTCCATGGGTGTGTAGTAATTGTGATGAGCCTAATGGTGAAGCTTTTGATACCTGCTGGAAGTGCGGAGAAAGTAGACCTTAG
- the gshB gene encoding glutathione synthase, translating to MQYTLGVIMDPIAVIKPHKDTSLAMMLEAQRRGATVLYFELKDIYINNGKPMGLARTITVRDQATDFYTLGEEHTVSLGDINALLMRKDPPFDSEFLYATHILSLAQDEGALVVNNPQALRDYNEKLFTSLFPEHIPNTLVTNNQKLIREFHAKHQDIICKPLDGMGGASIFRVKPDGNNLGVIIETLTNLGKRYMMVQEYLPQIKDGDKRILIVDGEVVPYCLARLPTKGETRGNLAAGGTGRPQEISETDRALAEAVAPTLRDNNILFVGLDVIGEKITEINITSPTCVREIEGHYNINIMASLFDAIEKRLANK from the coding sequence ATGCAATACACCCTTGGCGTGATTATGGATCCTATCGCGGTGATTAAGCCGCATAAAGACACCAGCCTAGCTATGATGCTTGAAGCCCAGCGCCGTGGCGCAACTGTACTGTATTTCGAACTTAAAGATATTTATATCAATAATGGCAAACCAATGGGATTGGCTAGAACCATCACCGTGCGCGACCAAGCGACTGACTTTTACACCCTAGGTGAAGAGCATACTGTTTCACTTGGTGACATTAATGCGTTGCTTATGCGTAAAGATCCCCCCTTCGACAGCGAATTTTTATACGCTACCCATATTTTATCGCTTGCCCAAGATGAGGGCGCGCTGGTTGTAAATAATCCGCAAGCGCTTCGAGACTACAACGAAAAATTGTTTACCTCCTTGTTTCCTGAGCACATTCCTAACACGCTGGTAACTAATAATCAGAAGCTTATTCGTGAATTTCATGCCAAGCATCAAGATATTATTTGTAAGCCTTTAGATGGTATGGGCGGCGCTTCAATTTTCAGAGTGAAGCCAGATGGAAATAACTTAGGCGTAATCATTGAAACGTTAACCAACTTGGGAAAACGTTACATGATGGTTCAAGAATACTTGCCACAAATTAAAGATGGCGATAAACGTATTCTAATAGTAGATGGTGAAGTGGTTCCTTATTGCTTAGCGCGCTTACCGACTAAAGGGGAAACCCGCGGTAATTTGGCTGCAGGCGGAACGGGCAGACCCCAAGAGATCTCAGAAACCGATCGTGCGTTGGCTGAAGCCGTGGCTCCCACGTTACGAGATAACAATATTTTATTTGTTGGGTTGGACGTGATTGGCGAAAAAATCACAGAAATAAACATTACTAGCCCAACCTGCGTAAGAGAAATAGAGGGACACTATAATATTAATATTATGGCCTCGTTATTCGACGCAATTGAAAAACGCCTGGCAAACAAGTAG
- a CDS encoding NADPH-dependent 2,4-dienoyl-CoA reductase codes for MTNAYPHLLEPLDLGFTTLKNRTLMGSMHLGLEEEKGGFDKLAAFYAERAKGGVALIVTGGISPNISGWVAPFAGRMTAKRHAKKHKVITEAVHAEGGKICMQILHSGRYGYHPLAVSASPMKSPITPFKPRALSSKAVTSTIKDYISCAALAKEAGYDGVEVMGSEGYLINQFLVKRTNHRDDEWGGCLENRVKIAVDIVKGIREKVGTDFIIIYRLSMLDLVEGGAKWDDVVYLAKEIEKAGATLINTGIGWHEARVPTISTSVPRAAFTWITQRMKKEVSLPLVTTNRINTPEVAESVLADGHADMVSMARPFLADSQFVAKAMRNESQLINTCIACNQACLDHAFEQKRASCLVNPQACYETELTFTPVTHSKQIAVVGAGPAGLAFAMYAADRGHKVTLFDKASELGGQFNYAKQVPGKEEFYETIRYFSNQLERTGVTVALNTDVTCELLTESGFDEVVLATGINPRKLTIDGAEHPKVMSYIDVLRDHKPVGQKVAIVGAGGIGFDVAEYLVEDKELSLNTDKWLSHWGIDKNYTNEGALTEKKYTPSSREVFLLQRKTSKVGKGLGKTTGWIHRQSLKLHNVQMVNGVSYEKVDDEGLHVLINDKPKCLAVDNVIVCAGQEPFKPLQAPLEAAGVSVHIIGGADVAAELDAKRAIRQGAELAAKI; via the coding sequence ATGACCAACGCATACCCTCACTTACTTGAGCCCTTAGATCTTGGCTTCACCACGTTAAAAAATCGTACGTTAATGGGCTCTATGCATTTAGGCCTAGAAGAAGAAAAAGGCGGTTTTGACAAGCTTGCAGCCTTTTACGCAGAACGAGCTAAAGGCGGCGTCGCACTTATCGTAACGGGTGGGATTAGCCCCAACATTTCAGGCTGGGTAGCTCCTTTTGCTGGCAGAATGACAGCCAAACGTCATGCTAAGAAACACAAAGTAATTACTGAAGCCGTGCATGCTGAAGGTGGTAAAATTTGTATGCAAATTTTGCACTCTGGTCGTTACGGTTATCATCCGCTTGCAGTATCTGCTTCCCCTATGAAATCTCCAATTACGCCGTTTAAACCTCGCGCCTTATCCTCAAAAGCTGTGACATCCACAATTAAAGATTACATAAGTTGCGCGGCCCTTGCGAAAGAAGCTGGCTACGATGGCGTAGAAGTGATGGGCTCTGAAGGCTATTTAATTAATCAGTTTCTAGTGAAGCGAACTAATCATCGAGATGATGAATGGGGTGGGTGTCTAGAAAACAGGGTGAAAATAGCAGTTGATATTGTCAAAGGTATCCGTGAAAAGGTGGGCACTGATTTCATCATTATTTATCGTCTATCAATGCTGGATTTGGTTGAAGGTGGCGCAAAATGGGATGATGTTGTTTATCTTGCAAAAGAGATAGAAAAAGCCGGTGCTACGCTTATCAATACAGGTATTGGTTGGCATGAAGCACGTGTGCCAACTATCTCTACTTCGGTGCCGCGCGCTGCATTCACATGGATAACCCAGCGGATGAAAAAAGAAGTATCACTACCGCTCGTTACCACTAACCGAATTAATACACCTGAAGTGGCGGAAAGTGTTTTAGCCGACGGCCATGCCGATATGGTATCTATGGCACGGCCTTTTTTAGCCGATTCTCAGTTTGTAGCTAAAGCGATGCGCAATGAGTCCCAGTTAATTAATACTTGTATTGCGTGCAACCAAGCATGTTTAGATCATGCGTTTGAACAAAAGCGTGCTAGTTGTTTAGTCAACCCTCAGGCCTGCTATGAAACAGAACTTACCTTTACTCCGGTAACGCATAGTAAACAGATTGCAGTGGTGGGGGCTGGTCCTGCAGGGCTTGCATTCGCTATGTATGCTGCTGATAGAGGCCATAAAGTCACCCTATTCGACAAAGCAAGTGAGCTTGGTGGGCAATTCAACTATGCGAAACAAGTACCTGGAAAAGAAGAGTTTTACGAGACTATTCGCTACTTCAGCAATCAACTCGAGCGCACCGGCGTTACAGTAGCACTTAATACCGATGTTACCTGTGAACTTCTCACTGAAAGTGGTTTTGACGAGGTTGTATTGGCTACGGGTATTAATCCTCGAAAGCTAACTATCGATGGTGCAGAGCATCCAAAAGTCATGAGTTATATCGATGTGCTGCGCGACCACAAACCTGTGGGGCAAAAAGTAGCTATCGTTGGTGCGGGCGGCATCGGGTTCGATGTAGCCGAGTATTTGGTTGAAGACAAAGAACTGTCGCTCAACACTGATAAGTGGCTGTCTCATTGGGGGATTGATAAAAACTATACCAATGAAGGCGCACTCACTGAGAAAAAATATACTCCATCAAGTCGAGAGGTATTTTTACTGCAACGCAAGACGTCTAAAGTTGGCAAGGGCTTAGGTAAAACGACAGGCTGGATCCATCGCCAATCATTGAAGCTTCATAATGTACAAATGGTAAATGGTGTAAGTTACGAAAAGGTTGATGATGAAGGTTTGCATGTACTAATAAATGACAAACCTAAATGCTTAGCCGTAGACAACGTTATCGTGTGTGCGGGACAGGAACCGTTCAAGCCTTTGCAGGCTCCATTGGAAGCTGCCGGTGTGAGTGTCCACATTATAGGTGGGGCAGATGTTGCCGCTGAACTAGACGCGAAGCGAGCTATTCGCCAAGGTGCTGAGCTAGCTGCTAAAATTTAA
- a CDS encoding type IV pilus twitching motility protein PilT, which translates to MDITELLAFSVKNKASDLHLSAGLPPLIRVDGEMRKLNVPALDHKQVHALIYEIMNDMQRKEYEENLETDFSFEISGLSRFRVNAFVQNRGAAAVLRTIPNTVLTLDDLGAPEIFKEIINQPTGIVLVTGATGSGKSTTLAAMVDHINSHKREHILTIEDPIEFVHENKMSLINQREVHRDTHSFSNALRSALREDPDVILVGELRDLETIRLAISAAETGHLVFGTLHTNSAPKTIDRIIDVFPAEEKAMVRSMLSESLRAVISQTLLKKVGGGRIAAHEIMVGIPAIRNLIREDKVPQMYSVIQTGQATGMQTMDQCLQRLLALGAISKEDAAAKSKDKQSMSNF; encoded by the coding sequence GTGGATATTACCGAACTTTTGGCTTTCAGCGTTAAAAATAAAGCGTCAGATTTGCACTTATCAGCAGGTCTGCCACCTCTTATCCGCGTAGACGGAGAAATGCGTAAGCTTAATGTACCCGCATTAGATCATAAACAAGTGCATGCACTTATTTATGAAATAATGAATGACATGCAACGTAAAGAATACGAAGAGAACTTGGAAACCGATTTCTCATTCGAAATTAGTGGCTTGTCGCGGTTTCGTGTAAATGCTTTTGTGCAAAATCGCGGTGCAGCAGCTGTGCTCCGTACTATCCCCAACACGGTTCTTACGCTTGATGATTTAGGTGCGCCTGAAATATTCAAAGAAATAATCAACCAACCTACCGGAATTGTTCTAGTCACTGGCGCCACGGGGTCGGGTAAGAGTACAACCCTTGCCGCGATGGTTGATCATATCAATTCGCACAAGCGTGAGCACATTCTCACTATTGAAGATCCTATCGAGTTTGTGCACGAAAATAAAATGAGCTTGATAAACCAACGTGAAGTGCATAGAGACACCCACTCTTTTAGTAACGCACTTCGCTCAGCATTACGTGAAGATCCGGACGTGATATTAGTGGGTGAATTACGTGATTTAGAAACTATTCGCTTAGCCATTTCAGCTGCGGAAACGGGGCATCTAGTATTTGGTACCTTGCATACTAATTCAGCACCTAAAACAATAGACCGCATTATCGATGTATTCCCCGCCGAAGAAAAAGCGATGGTGCGCTCAATGTTATCTGAATCGCTAAGAGCTGTAATTTCTCAAACCCTGTTAAAAAAAGTGGGGGGAGGGCGAATAGCAGCGCATGAAATCATGGTAGGTATTCCAGCAATTCGAAATCTTATCCGTGAAGATAAAGTGCCTCAAATGTATTCCGTTATTCAAACGGGGCAAGCTACGGGTATGCAAACTATGGATCAGTGTTTACAACGCTTGTTGGCATTAGGTGCAATTTCTAAAGAAGACGCCGCTGCTAAATCGAAAGACAAGCAATCGATGAGTAATTTTTAA
- a CDS encoding YggT family protein: MNATVFLVDTLFGLYLMVVILRLWLQLVRADFYNPMSQFIVKATHPIVGPLRRIIPSIGRFDTATFVLALVVAALKIITLSLMVGGSLNPVGIVIVALIEVVKETLSIMFWVLILRAILSWVSQGQTPIDYLLYQLTEPFLAPIRKVIPPLGGLDLSVLIAIIGLQFLQLLLQDTFRFF, from the coding sequence ATGAATGCAACGGTTTTTCTGGTAGATACACTATTTGGTTTGTATTTAATGGTGGTTATCTTACGCCTATGGTTGCAACTGGTTAGGGCTGATTTTTATAACCCTATGAGCCAGTTTATTGTAAAGGCCACGCACCCTATCGTGGGGCCGTTGCGCAGAATAATCCCTTCGATTGGCCGCTTCGACACGGCTACCTTCGTGCTAGCGTTAGTTGTTGCGGCGTTGAAAATAATTACGCTTTCACTGATGGTTGGTGGGAGTTTGAATCCGGTAGGTATTGTAATTGTTGCACTGATTGAAGTAGTAAAAGAAACCCTTTCTATCATGTTCTGGGTGTTAATTTTACGCGCGATTCTAAGTTGGGTATCCCAAGGCCAAACGCCTATCGACTACTTGCTTTATCAACTCACTGAGCCGTTCTTAGCCCCCATTAGAAAAGTTATACCGCCATTAGGTGGTCTAGACTTATCGGTGCTGATTGCCATTATTGGGCTACAGTTTTTACAATTGCTGCTTCAAGACACCTTTAGGTTCTTTTAA
- a CDS encoding YggS family pyridoxal phosphate-dependent enzyme has protein sequence MQTIAERLNSARQDVSLATANANRPPNSVKLLAVSKTKPVSDIMAAYEEGQRTFGENYIQEGVDKIQQLSALSDIEWHMIGPIQSNKTKVVAEHFDWVQSVDREKIARRLNDQRPAEMAPLNVCIQVNIDDEASKSGVKPEEVDELIRFISQQDKLCLRGLMAIPKANPDSHEQAQSLGALKELFDRYHTNLTNFDTLSVGMSSDMQSAIAHGSTMVRIGTAIFGSRN, from the coding sequence ATGCAAACAATAGCAGAAAGACTCAATAGTGCACGACAGGATGTGAGCCTAGCTACTGCCAACGCTAATCGTCCACCAAATTCAGTTAAATTGCTAGCCGTGAGCAAAACTAAACCGGTATCGGATATTATGGCAGCGTATGAAGAGGGACAACGTACATTCGGCGAAAACTATATACAAGAAGGTGTAGATAAAATACAGCAACTGTCTGCACTTAGTGATATTGAGTGGCATATGATAGGCCCCATTCAATCGAACAAGACAAAAGTAGTCGCCGAGCATTTTGATTGGGTTCAATCCGTTGATAGGGAAAAAATAGCCCGTCGTTTGAATGACCAACGCCCGGCAGAGATGGCGCCTCTGAATGTGTGTATTCAAGTGAATATCGATGATGAAGCGAGCAAATCTGGTGTAAAACCTGAAGAGGTCGACGAACTAATACGCTTTATTAGCCAGCAAGACAAGCTTTGCTTACGTGGGCTAATGGCAATTCCAAAAGCGAACCCAGACAGCCATGAACAAGCGCAAAGCCTCGGAGCTTTAAAGGAATTGTTTGACCGATACCATACAAACTTGACCAATTTTGATACCCTGTCCGTAGGAATGAGCAGTGATATGCAAAGCGCCATCGCTCATGGGTCTACCATGGTAAGAATTGGCACTGCTATCTTTGGCTCACGAAACTAG
- a CDS encoding PilT/PilU family type 4a pilus ATPase: MLDSFLEKMVEKSASDLFVTAGFPVSAKVHGKLTPISENSFSDEDALALVHEAMNEKQKEAFHTTKECNFAIVREGLGRFRCSAFWQRDQAGMVVRRIVTEIPKVDDLGLPSVLKDIIMSKRGLVLFVGGTGTGKSTSLAALIGHRNSNSFGHILTIEDPIEFVHEHQSCVITQREVGIDTHSFDDALKSSLRQAPDVILIGEIRSMETMEYAMSFADTGHLCVATLHANNANQAIERIMHLAPKDQHDKLRFDLSQNIKAIVAQQLLPTKDGEGRVAAIEILLNSPLVSDLIQRNEIGSLKEAMKKGKELGMQSFDMALYDLYREGSIDLDQALHHADSPNDLRLMIKLDSNDGSSLGTLSNVSIDMDD, translated from the coding sequence ATGTTAGATAGCTTTTTAGAAAAAATGGTAGAGAAATCTGCTTCTGACTTATTCGTTACCGCGGGCTTTCCCGTCAGCGCGAAGGTGCACGGTAAGCTTACACCCATTTCGGAAAATTCATTTAGTGATGAAGACGCATTAGCACTTGTACATGAGGCCATGAATGAAAAGCAAAAAGAGGCTTTTCATACTACCAAGGAATGTAACTTTGCCATTGTACGAGAAGGCCTAGGGCGTTTTCGTTGTTCAGCATTTTGGCAAAGAGATCAAGCCGGAATGGTGGTACGTCGTATTGTGACCGAAATTCCTAAGGTCGATGACCTGGGGTTACCTTCGGTGCTAAAAGATATCATTATGTCAAAACGCGGTTTGGTGCTTTTTGTAGGTGGTACTGGTACCGGTAAATCAACCTCTTTGGCAGCACTTATTGGCCATCGAAATAGTAATTCTTTTGGGCATATTTTAACCATTGAAGATCCAATCGAATTTGTGCACGAGCATCAATCTTGCGTGATAACTCAGCGTGAAGTAGGCATAGATACTCATTCATTTGACGATGCGTTAAAAAGCTCATTGCGACAAGCGCCGGATGTCATCCTTATTGGTGAAATTCGTTCAATGGAGACAATGGAATACGCCATGTCGTTTGCTGATACGGGGCATTTGTGTGTGGCGACACTTCATGCCAACAATGCTAACCAAGCCATTGAGCGTATTATGCACTTAGCGCCAAAAGATCAGCACGACAAGTTACGCTTCGATTTAAGCCAAAATATAAAAGCCATTGTGGCGCAGCAACTCCTGCCAACCAAAGATGGAGAGGGTAGGGTTGCGGCCATTGAAATCTTATTGAACTCTCCGTTGGTGAGCGACCTTATTCAACGTAATGAAATAGGTAGCTTGAAAGAAGCCATGAAAAAGGGCAAAGAGTTAGGCATGCAAAGCTTTGACATGGCGCTGTACGATTTGTATCGTGAAGGCAGTATTGATTTAGACCAAGCTTTACATCATGCGGATTCTCCCAATGATTTACGCCTAATGATAAAACTAGACTCTAATGATGGGTCGAGCCTAGGCACATTGTCGAATGTCTCGATAGATATGGATGACTAA